CGGAGCAGTTTCAGGCCGGAGATGACCGCTACCGGATCTCCCCGGCGAGCCGGAGGTATGCCGCCTCGAGCGCCTCGATCTCCTCCTCCGCCGGATCATCGGGGCCGTAGGCGAGCCGGTCGGCGTCCACAAAGAACCGGGCAAGGTCCTCGCGGAAGGCAGGACAGGCCGCCAGGGCGTCCGCGGTCCGGAGGACGCGCGCCCCGGTCCGCTCCCGGATGAGGGCGAACATCTCGCGGGAGAGGATCCTCGCGGCCTCCCGCAGCCTTCCCTCAATAATCGAGGCCCGCCAGGGCGCCGAAGGATCGACCTCGACCGCGGGGAGGGGCCCTATCTCAGTCGTCGCGGCAGTGGGCACCTCATCATCGGGCGGGAGGGGCTCATCCTCGGTCTTGACGACGACAGCGGGCTCCTCTTTTGCGGTCGGCACCGGGGCGGTCCGCCGGCGCTGCCGGTAGAAGTACCCCGCACCGGAGAGCACCCCGCAGGCAAGGATCCCGGCGGCCAGGAGCGGAAGATCAATGATCCCGGCGGGAAGTTGGGCGGTCGCGTTCGTCGGGGTAGAAGTTGCAGTAGGAGTGGTGGTGGAGGTCGGAGTGGAAGTAGCGGTGGGAGTCGCGGTAGAAGTCACGGTAGGTGTCGCAGCAGGAGCCGCCGCCATCATCGGGACCCCGGCCACCTCACGCGACGTGGCCGCGACCCCCACCTTCCCGTCCGGGGTGAGGGCGACGTGGTTGACGGGACCTGAGAGGGCGCAGGTGCCGATCACCCCTCCGGCGCCGTCAAAGAGGTAGGCCTGCTTGCCCATCGAGCCGGCGAGGAGGAGGGAGCCGTCCGATGAGAAGGCGAGGTCCCGGATCCAGTCCCCGGCCGAGAACGTCCAGACCGCCTCACCCTCCCGGTCAAGACAGGTGAGAGTGCCGTCCTGCGTCCCGAACGCTACACGCGATCCATCGCCAGAGATCGCAAGCGACGTCACCGGGCGGTGACACCGGTACGTCCAGAGGACCTTCCCCGCCCGGTCGAAGAGCCGGACGTTCGCATCCGAGCCGGCGGCGACCTCGTTGCCGCTCGCCGAGACCGCGACCGAAGTCGCACCCTCGAGAACGTCCGCGTGGGACCAGACCTTCCGCCCGGTCCCCGTGTAGTAAAAGACGCCGCGGCTGGAGGCGACCGCGGCATACTCGCCCTTCTCGGAGACGGCGACGCTCCGGATCTCGGAGAAGGCCGCGGCCCCGTCACCGGGTTTGCCCCGGGTATCGGCCGTGGCGCGGAGTTTGCCGTCGCCGTTGTAGAAGTACACCTTCCCGAACCGATCCGCCACCACAATGCACTTCCCGTCCGCGGAGACGCCGAGTCTCGTGCAGGCGCTCGCGAGTTCCTGCCGCCAGACCAGGGCCCCGTCCCGGTCAACCAGGGTGAGGAGCTGGCCGTTCGCTATCACGATCCGCCCTGCGTCCGCAGAGCAGGCGGCATGCGCCCCCACCCACTGCTGCCAGAGGGGGGTGCCGTTGCCGGCGAGGAGACAGACCCGCTCCCCCCCGGCCAGGACATAGGACCCGTCCCGGGAGAGCGAGAGATCGGTGATCCCGGACGGCATGGAGTGTGTCCAGAGGGCGGCCCCTGCCTGGACGCCGGTGGCGAGAAGGAGGCAGGCCACGAGGATAACAGTCGCGCATCGCATTCGTTTGAATATTTCAGGCGGTTACCATAAGCATTCCGTTTGGAGAAGGGATAAAGACCCGGACGAGCACCACGGCCACCAGGAAGCGCCACTTTTTGCAGCCGGGGCCGGACACGGAAGAGATAATTTCAATAGAATTATCATTTACAGAGCCGAAAAGTTCTCTGGATGGCAGGTAGTGCGAAGAAATACTATGCCCTCGCCGCGCTCGTAGCCTGGCTCATCATCGTCGCCTTCTTCATGATCATGAACCGCACCCTCGACCTCGAGGTCTACTTCGTCCTTGCCCTCATCGGGCTCCTGATCATTGCGGTCCTGATCGACAGCGCCTTCTCGCGGCCGCGCTACATGCGCTACATCGGCTACCTCATCGCCGCCGGGGTCGCCATCTTCGCCTACATCGTCGCAGAAAAAATCCTGGAGATTCTCGCCTCATGATGAACCGCCGGGCCTCGTACGTCATCCTCGCGGCGGCAACCGTCCTGGTCATCGCCCTCCTCGCAGCGGAGGCGGCCGACCCGGTCCTCTATACCGCCGAGAACATCACGACCGGGGCCCACGCCGACCCGAAGACGATCGACGGCCAGAAAAACAACGCCGCGGCCGTCGTCCCCCTGATGGACGAACTCCTCGACCAGACCGGGACCCTTACTCTCACGATCAAACTCAGGGACTACGAGAGCGCCGAGCGGGATCTTGCCCGGTACTCCGAACTCACATCCCAGTTCGACCGGCTCGTCATCACCCTGGACGCTTCAGAGACCGAACTCGGCGAATTCCAGCGGAACAACAGAAAGAACCTTGAAGCGCTGGACTCCCTCCTAAACGACACCCGGCGGTTCGACCACCTCCAGCGGCTCGAGATCCAGGTCCAGGACGGCGACCAGCGCAGGGCAATCGCCTACGAGGGGGAGGCACTCCGACAGAAGATGCAGAAGACCTACTCAGCCTACGCAAGCCGGGAGAGCGTGATGACCGGGATCGGCGAGAGGTACAGCCTGAACACCACCCCCTACCGGGAGAGCGTCGGCCACTTCTCCGAGATCGTCGATGCCGCGGACGACTGGCACAGGGCGACCGCCCCGCAGCAGTCCCCGCTCGGGATCACGGTCACCCCGGCCGAGGGGCGCTACGGCGAGACCATCCGGATCGCCGGGCGCTACGCCGGGGGCACACCGGGCACCCCCGTCGAGATCTACATCGACAGCCGGGCCGCCGGGACCGCCACCCTCAATGCGGACGGCACCTACGCCTGGCCCTACCGGATCGACCGGGTCGCCGCAGGCCCGCACCTCGTTTACGCCGCCGCCGACGCCGTCTATTCCGGGGTCGAGTCGTTCCAGGCCCTCCCCGACGAGACCGCGATCTCCCTCGCCGTCGCCGGGGCGAGCGGGACGACCGTCACCTGCACCGGAAACCTCACAACGATAGAAGGCCTCCCGGTCGCGGGCGCCCCGGTCTCGATCCGGGTCGACGGCGAGACCCTCGTCGACACCGAGACCGGGGAAGACGGCACCTACGAGCAGGTGATCGCCCTCCCCGCCGGGGAGCACACCCTCCGGGCCGAGTTCCACGGCGGGGGGTTCCCCCTGAACGCCTCGGAGAGCGAGACCGCCACGATCGTCGTCCGGGGCGAGGGGCTCCCTCTCATCCCGTTCGTAGCCGCCCTCGCGGCCGCGGCCGGGACCGCGTGGTACCTCCGGCGGCGCGAGACGCCTGAGGCGGCCCCCATACCGCAGCCGTCTCAGGCGATCGTCCATCAGCCGCCACCGAAGGTCGAGATCGCGGATCTTGCGCCCCGCGAGGCTGCGACCGTCCTCTTTGGCGCACTCCGTGACCGGCTCGGCATCAAAAAGACCAAGACCCCGCGGGACTGCGCCCGGATAGCCCCCGATTACGCCTGGTTCTTCGAGCGCTACGAGCAGATCCGCTATGGGGGAGAAGAGCCGACGAAAGAGGAGATCAGGAGGATGAAAGACGTAATCCTCGGGGGTGACGAGGCTGCAGCGTGAGGCCTGGGCGGTCCTCATCATCCTCCTCATCGCCGCCGGCGTCGCCTACGTCCACGCCACCACCACCACCGAGGAGTACAGCCGCTACAACATCGGCTGGAACGGCACCTCGAACCTCGCCGGAGAGACCGTCCGCGACTTCGCGGATCTCGACCCCGGTGCGACGCTTCTCATCCTCGCACCCGAGGGGGAGTTTTCAACCGAAGAGGTCGCGGACCTCCGGGCGTTCCTCGACTCCGGCGGGCGGGTCCTCATCGCCGACGAAGAAGGAGGCGCAAACCAGCTCCTCGCCGACCTCGGGAGCACAATAAGGGTCCGGCCGGGAAACCTGGCAAGCCTTGACCGGAGCTACGCCGACCCCGGGCTCTTTCTCGGGCACGTCGTCGGGAATGCAAGCCATGTTGCCGGGGTCAAGACCGTCCTCTTAAACCACCCCGCGGCGGTCGAGGGGGGCGAGCCCCTCATCGAGACCTCGGTCCTCACCTGGGACGACCTTGACGGCGACGGCCGGGTGAGCGGCTCCGAGACCTTCGCACGCAGGGTAGTCTCCGCATACGAGGGAAACCTCACCGTCCTCGGGGACCCAAGCCTCTTCATCAACGCGATGCTTGCAGAAAACCCCACGTTCATCCAGAATCTCCAGCCGCTCCAGATCGACGGCAGGCACAGCAGGACCGGGACCGAAAACCCGGTCATCAACATAACCCAATGGATCCGGGAGACACCGCCGGCCACGGCAGCTCTCGCCGCCCTGGTCATCCTGCCGGTGGCTTACCGGTTCGGGAGGAAGGAAGATGAGTAACGAGACCCTCACCGAGCGCATACAACAGATTGCCAACGCCTACGAAGAGATCCGGCTGACGGCCCAGCAGGTCGTCGTTGCGAACCAGCACCTTATTGAAGAGATCTTCATCAGCATGATCAGCGGCGGCCACCTCCTCATCGAGGGGGTCCCGGGGACCGCAAAGACCACGGTCTGCAAGATCATCGCCCGTCTCATCGACTACGAGTTCCGGCGCGTCCAGGGAGCCGTCGATATCCAGCCGGCGGACATCATCGGGGTCCGGGTCTACGATCAGAAGAAGAATGAATTCGTCCTCCAGAAAGGCCCGATCTTTGCAAACTTCCTGATGGTCGACGAGATCAATCGCTTAACCCCCAGGACCCAGAGCGCGCTTCTCGAGGCGATGAGCGAGCACCAGGTGACGATCGACGGGATCACCCACCCGCTCGCCGACCCCTACTTCGTCATCGCCACCCAGAACCCCTTCAACGCCGAAGGGACCTTCCCGCTCATCGAGGCCCAGCGCGACCGGTTCATGTTCAGCAGCACCCTCACGCACCTTGACGGCGAAAACGAACTCGAGATCCTCCGGCGGGAGCGGGCCGGAGAGCTGGACTGGGGGCTCTACCGGGACCGGATCACCCCGATCATCGGTCCTGCCGACGTAAAGGCCATGGCCGCGGCCGTCCGGGAGGTCAGGGTCGACGATGTGGTCCTCGCCTACATGCGCGACCTCGTGCTTGCCACGCGGTCCCACGGGGACATCCGGCTCGGCGCGAGTTCGCGTGCCTCGATCGCCTTCCTCCGGGGCTCGATGGCCCGGGCGGCTCTCTACGGCCGGACCTACGTCATCCCCGACGACGTCCGGTCCCTGGCCGTCCCGGTGCTCGCTCATCGCCTCAGCCTCACCCGGGAGGCGACGATCACCGGGATCACCACTGAATCGGTCATCAACGAGATCCTCGATACAGTCGAGGTGCCCTGAGAATGCTCCGGCCGACCCGGACGACCGGGGGGATCGCCGCCCTCGCGATCGCTCTTGCCGTCATCGCCCTCCCGCTGCAGGTCCCGGCCGCGAGCCTAGCTGCCGGGTCTCTCGCCCTCTTCCTCCTCTGGCGGGGCTGGCGGTTCGAGCAGGATCTTTCGGCCGTCGCCGCCTCCGTTGCAGTCGAGCGCACGGTCGACCGGACGATCCTCCGGCAGGGAGCGGCCGCGACCGTCCGGGTTCGGGTCGACCTCGCCGTCCCGGCGGGGTTCTCGGTCCGGGTGCGCGACATCCCCCCGGCGGTCGCGTCGGGCGAGGCCCCGCTCGTGCTCCCGGGAGCGACCGCGACCTATACCGTCCGGCCCATGGCCCCGGGGGAGACGGCGTTCGGCGGCGTCGTCATCGAGGCGAGCGACGCCTTCTTTGCCCGGGACCTCGTCTTTCGGCGTTTTGCCGAGCCGCAGATCCGGGTCTACCCCGCCGGGAGAGCCGGGAGCAACGGGGGAAGAGGTGCCGGGAACGGGGACGGCGAGGTCGACCGGCGGACCTCCCTTGCCGGCCAGGGCATCCGCGGGTTCCGGCCCTACCGCCAGGGCGACGACCCCCGGCAGGTGGACTGGAAGGTCACGGCACGACGCGGCACCCTGTATGTCCGTGAACCGACCGGGCTTGAGGGCGGAGCGCCCCTCATCGCCGTCGATCTCCCGGCGCACGAGAGCGACCCGGAGACCTTCGCCCGGTTCTCGATGGCCGTCTCGGGCGCCGTCGAGGGCGCGATCAACTCCCGCGACGGCTGCTCGCTCCTGGTCGTTGCAAACGGAGAGGTCGTCCGGTTCCTCCCCCAGACACAGGATATCCGCGAAGCCCTCGCGGTCCTCGGCGGACTTGCCCCTCACGAGCCGGGCGCCCCCCTCTACCGCTCGCCGGGACCCGCCGTCCTTGCCGTCCGGGCAAGAGCCGCCCGGAGGGGAGGAAGAGAAGAAGAGACTGCCTATCGGGAGCGGCTCGGCCGGATCCTCTCGTGCAGTGCTGAATTGAGCCCGGCACCCTTCGCCGCGGCGGTCCGGGCCGCCCTTGCCCGGACAGACGCCGATGAGGTCCGGCTCTACTCCCTCCTTCTACCGGGGGATAATAGCCACCTCGTCCAGGTCGTCCATGAGGCGAAGGTCCGGGGGATGCGGGTCGTCCTCCAGGCACCCGCCGGCGCCGGGACGATCCCCGGGGTCGATGCCGTGGAGGTGCTCTGATGGAGTACGACCGGCGGTTCCTCCTCCTCTGTGCGGGCGAGGTCCTGGTCGTTGCGGTCGGAAACATCGCCGCCGCGCTCGTCCTGCAGGTGATCGTCCTTGCCGCGTTCCTCGAGGACCGGCGGGGCTACCCGGTCTTTGCGGCGGCCGCGGCCGTCTTTGCCGCGCTCATCGCGGCGAGCGGCACGGTCTACCTTCCCCTCATCGCCCTTGCGGCCGCCCTCGGCTGCGGGTATCTCGCCCTCGCCCTCCGCGACTACCGGCTCGTCCGCCGGGCGGGAGGTGGCGCATGAACCAGAACAACCCCTACCTGGGTGCCTTCCTCCTCATCCTCGCTGCAGCCGGCCTCCTCACCTTCGCGGCCGCAACCGGGCGGGGGGACATCACCACCGCAACCCTCGTCCTCGCGGGTGCCGGGTGCTTCACCGCGGGGGTCTTTCTCCTCGCGCTCTACAAGGGCGAGCCGATCGACCCTGCGATAACCGCGCTCCTCCCCGCCCAGGGGACGATCAACATCGCCACCCTCTGCGCCGACCTCGGGCTCCAGAGCGACGCCTGGTTCATCCCCAAAGACGGAACCGTCGTCGAGGTCATCCCGGTCGCCGGAACCCTCCCGAACCTCCCCGACGACGACTACTCCTACATCACCAGGGACGGAGAGTGCGCCGTAAGAATCCCCCCGACCTGCGCCCCGCTCCTTGCACGGTTAAAGGAGAAGCACGCCCTCGAGATCCCCGATGACGAGAAAGCGCTCCTTGCGTGCATCACCGAGGTCTGCGACGACCTCCTCGAGATCGCCGCAAAGACCGAGGCCGTCCGGGACGGCGAGAACCTCGTCGTCACCCTCGCCGGCTACCGGCTCATCCCCGGCTGCCGGACGATCAGGGCGGCCTCCCCGAAGTGCTGCACCATGGTCGGCTGCCCGGTCTGCAGCCTGCTTGCGGCGATCACCGCACTCGGGACCGGAACTCCGGTAAAGATCGAGCACTCGGCCGTCGACGAAAAAAGAGGGACGCTCCGGGTAATCCTCAGGCCGGCCGGACCTGCAGCCAGAGGTGCAGGTCCCGGTAGCTCGCGTTGATCCGGTCCTGCCCGGCAACACCCGGGCCCGGGACCGTCTCGTTGAAGAGCAGGAACTGGAGCCTATTGTATTCAGCCGACGGGACCGAGAACTCCCAGGGTAACTCGCGGGTCTCGTTATGCGAAAGCGTCACCGTGAACTGGTCGATCGGGAGCACGGCGTGGATCGTCGAGGTATTCGTCGTCGGATCGAATGTCTGGTTGAGGAGGATGGCCTCGACGGTGTAGGTGACGTCGCGGTACTCGTGGTTCCCGACGCCGATGATGAGTGACTGATTTACGTCGACCCGGGGGGCGGTCGGGTAGTCTGCGGCCTTCCCCCCGGGCCCGAGGATATAGAACTCGGTGAAGTGTTCACCCTCTTTCGGCACGGCGATGACGTAGGCGGTCGTTATGAGCGCCAGAGCGATCGCCACGACAAGAAACGCGGAGAGCCCGCGGTCGAGCCGGGAGGCCTCAGGATCGAAGAGCTCCAGGCGGGCGGCCTCGATCATCTCCCGGGCGGGGACCACGAAGCGCTCCTCGGCCGGGAGGAGGAGACGCCGGTACCAGGCCGCCGCCGACATCGCGAGGGTGAAAGCCGTCAGCGAGACGAGGATCGGGTCGAGCCGGATCCCCCAGGGCGTGTAGTTTAGCCCGAGCCCGATGAGGGGGACGACCGCGATCGAGAGCCCGAACGAGAGGGCAACCCGCTCGATCCCGTCGAGATCCCCCTTCGCCGGAAAGAGCGCGGCGATCAGGGCGTAGCCCGGGATGAAGAGGACCATCGCCACGCCAAAGAGGATCCGGAGAGGGCTTGCGTTCAACACCGGGAGGTAGACGGAAAGCAGGGTCGCGACCGTGAGGAGAGCAACCGCGATGAGGTCGCCGGGCCGGTACGCGGCGACCTCATCGATCAGTCGTGGATCTTCGCTATTCATGGATTGGCCTGTCAACCCCTTCTCAGCCATCCGAACATTAAGATTCCGAATGCGATGACCGGGAGGAGGGGAGAGAACGGGGCCGCGGCCGGGGTCGTCGCCGCCGGGGCGGCCGTCGTCTCGGTCTCTGCGGACGCAAGAGTGGGCGTCGCGACCGCGGTCTCACCGGCGGGTGTTGCGGCGACGAGGAGTGCATACGCGCCCGCAGCGGTGATCGTGGTCGTGATCCGGTCGCCCTGGATCTTCGAGGGGACCGGCGTCCAGACGCCGTTCTCGTAGCGTGCGATCGTCGCGGTTGCGTCGGCCGACGGGAGCGCGAAGGAGAGCGTCACGGCGGGGTCAAACGTCCGCCCCTCCGGGGTCACCGCGTAGGCGGAGCCGGAGAGCGACCAGCCGGCGGGGGCGGTGCCCTGGGCGGTGAAGAGTTCGAGCCTGGCGTCTAGAGCGCCGGGGCCGGTCAGCGAGACCTTCCTGTCGGTCGAGGTCACGGTCGTTGGGGTGGCGGTGGGCTCGGGGATGAAGGGGGCGCCGGGGGAGCCGCCGGGGGAGAGGGGACCGCTGCTACCCGACGAGGGGGAGCCGCCGTTGCCCGACGGGGAACCAATGGTGATCTTCTGGGAGAGGGCCTGTTGCCCGTCGATCTTGATTGTGACCGTCGCGGTGCCGCTCTCGATTCCCTCGAGGGCAAAGGAGATTGTGCCGTCGGCACCCTTCTTCTTACCCATTAACTCAAGACTGGCGATGATGTTCCGATCTATGGCCTTTCCCTTGAGGGAGACAAGATCGTAGGTACCGCCGGGGATGTCATCTGAATGGCTGATCTCGACCACTCCGTTCGTATCGGCGTTTTTGCCCGTGCTAAAAGACATCCCGTCCTTCTGCTCCAGCGAGACCGTAGTCCATTCCGTACCCTCCGTGTAGACCTCAATCTTTCCCTCGTTGAGGGAGAAAGGAAGAGTGAGATCGCGGGCCCTAAAAGAAAACGCATTACCCGGATCCGCATCGAACTCTGCGCTGATACCGAGGGAGAATACGGCATCATCAGGAAGGCCCTTCACGTCCACGGTGACCGTATCCCCTGAATCAATCTTCGTAGGGGATATATCGATCGTTGCCGCTGTTGCGGCAGGGATCAGAAGAGCGAACAGGATGATAAAGACAGCATGATTGTTCATCGAGAAAAACTCCAATTCAATTAGATCAGATACAGATGTCTGTTTGAAATGAAAAAATTTATGAAATGGCAAGACCAACTGGGCACCATGAAATTTAAGAAAGGCCTGTTGTTACTACTGGGCGCTCTCATAGCCCTGATCTCCATTCCTGCAGCGATAAGCGCTGCAGCCAGTGGTGACGACACCTACATAGAGGTAACCCTAATAGAACCGGATAATTACACGTACCGAGACCTGATCGTTAAGAATGTAGAGAACCTCGATCCGCTGGACGGGAACACTCCCGTGGTGAACCTGTCGGATTACGCCTCCTCCAAAGCTCTCAACCTACCAACCATCGGGAAGCTCGTCCGAAAGTTCGACCCGGCCGAGGGCACCTACAGTCATGATGGAGAGTCGATTGGTGTACGCATCACGCCCGCGGAAACAACATCACACAGTCTGCCAGGGGTCTATCAAAACTACCTGGTTTATACCGAACGGACGTTCCCTGACTTCAGTGTGATCGGCAACGGGACTGCGTATGCCGGCGATTACGGTAACGTACTCTTGATCAAATGCCCAAAGAACAATGGTAAAGAAGCCGCCGGGCTCACCGAGCTCTTTAAGGAGCCATTCAAGGAAGGGTATCTCTTCAACACAGAGGGCATACTTTACTTCAGTACCGATGCCAAGAAAGTGGCCGTCTGGCCGGCCGTGATGCCCTACAACACAAGCAACCTGACCTACACACTGGATAACAATAAAGTCCCTCTCGGGTATTTCTGCCCGAACCTGAGTGCAGTCCAGGCGTTCTCCCCTGGAGGCGGGCAGGGTGAGTATGCCCCAGAACCCGGCGAGTACCTCATCATGGTGGTGAAGTATGACAGCAACAGCAAGAAGATGCGCATCATCGCCGCCATGCCGGTCCTCATCCTCAAGAGCGACACCAAGGTGATCTGGTCGGAAAAGAACCCATACTACCAGGACTCGCAAAAGAGTGTAACCATCAGTTTCAATGAGATGGTAGATAACATCTCCTACGCCCTGGTCAAAAAGGATCCGTCTGACCTGTACTACGACCTCGATATCAATGTCGACACCAGAAAACTCGCAGAGCAGGGTATGGATGTCACAAACCTGGACGGACTCATCCCGATCCTGCACGCGATCACGCAGTCGAATAGTTCGATCACCTACACACTGAAGCCCTACGGTCAAGAAGCCACGTTAGAGAAGTACGGCGGCCTTGTCATCGCCGAAGGCTACGGATGCGCAGGTTACGCCAACAGCAATTCCGTGAAAGTTGCCGCCGCAACCCTCCAGAAACTCAACCCCGGCGACTACTATCTCTACGCTCTGGGCATGGACGGCCAGAAAGTCGTTGCCGTCGACCAGATGAACGTCAGCATCGCGGCCGTAGAACCGACGCCCACACCCACATATCGCCCCGGCGGTGGCGGCGGTGGCGGCAGCCCGAGCGGCGGCGGCCCGAGCGGCCCCACCGAACCGAGCGGCCCGGTCGCCTACGAGGGCACCGGTAGCCTCATGACCGACAGCACCGGCATCGTCGTCCAGTCCATCGCGGTCAGCGCCGTAGACGGCGTCGCAACCGTCATCGTCCCGGCGGGGGTTCAGGCCCTTGACGCCAACGGCAACCCGATTACCGAGGTCGGGATTGAGCCTCTCGCAAGCGATGCAGTCCCGGCAGTCCCGGCCGGTGCCGTCTTCGCGTTCGCTGGCTACGCCTATGTGGCCAGCCCCGC
This is a stretch of genomic DNA from Methanoculleus thermophilus. It encodes these proteins:
- a CDS encoding WD40 repeat domain-containing protein produces the protein MRCATVILVACLLLATGVQAGAALWTHSMPSGITDLSLSRDGSYVLAGGERVCLLAGNGTPLWQQWVGAHAACSADAGRIVIANGQLLTLVDRDGALVWRQELASACTRLGVSADGKCIVVADRFGKVYFYNGDGKLRATADTRGKPGDGAAAFSEIRSVAVSEKGEYAAVASSRGVFYYTGTGRKVWSHADVLEGATSVAVSASGNEVAAGSDANVRLFDRAGKVLWTYRCHRPVTSLAISGDGSRVAFGTQDGTLTCLDREGEAVWTFSAGDWIRDLAFSSDGSLLLAGSMGKQAYLFDGAGGVIGTCALSGPVNHVALTPDGKVGVAATSREVAGVPMMAAAPAATPTVTSTATPTATSTPTSTTTPTATSTPTNATAQLPAGIIDLPLLAAGILACGVLSGAGYFYRQRRRTAPVPTAKEEPAVVVKTEDEPLPPDDEVPTAATTEIGPLPAVEVDPSAPWRASIIEGRLREAARILSREMFALIRERTGARVLRTADALAACPAFREDLARFFVDADRLAYGPDDPAEEEIEALEAAYLRLAGEIR
- a CDS encoding AAA family ATPase, yielding MSNETLTERIQQIANAYEEIRLTAQQVVVANQHLIEEIFISMISGGHLLIEGVPGTAKTTVCKIIARLIDYEFRRVQGAVDIQPADIIGVRVYDQKKNEFVLQKGPIFANFLMVDEINRLTPRTQSALLEAMSEHQVTIDGITHPLADPYFVIATQNPFNAEGTFPLIEAQRDRFMFSSTLTHLDGENELEILRRERAGELDWGLYRDRITPIIGPADVKAMAAAVREVRVDDVVLAYMRDLVLATRSHGDIRLGASSRASIAFLRGSMARAALYGRTYVIPDDVRSLAVPVLAHRLSLTREATITGITTESVINEILDTVEVP
- a CDS encoding DUF4350 domain-containing protein, encoding MTRLQREAWAVLIILLIAAGVAYVHATTTTEEYSRYNIGWNGTSNLAGETVRDFADLDPGATLLILAPEGEFSTEEVADLRAFLDSGGRVLIADEEGGANQLLADLGSTIRVRPGNLASLDRSYADPGLFLGHVVGNASHVAGVKTVLLNHPAAVEGGEPLIETSVLTWDDLDGDGRVSGSETFARRVVSAYEGNLTVLGDPSLFINAMLAENPTFIQNLQPLQIDGRHSRTGTENPVINITQWIRETPPATAALAALVILPVAYRFGRKEDE
- a CDS encoding DUF58 domain-containing protein, yielding MLRPTRTTGGIAALAIALAVIALPLQVPAASLAAGSLALFLLWRGWRFEQDLSAVAASVAVERTVDRTILRQGAAATVRVRVDLAVPAGFSVRVRDIPPAVASGEAPLVLPGATATYTVRPMAPGETAFGGVVIEASDAFFARDLVFRRFAEPQIRVYPAGRAGSNGGRGAGNGDGEVDRRTSLAGQGIRGFRPYRQGDDPRQVDWKVTARRGTLYVREPTGLEGGAPLIAVDLPAHESDPETFARFSMAVSGAVEGAINSRDGCSLLVVANGEVVRFLPQTQDIREALAVLGGLAPHEPGAPLYRSPGPAVLAVRARAARRGGREEETAYRERLGRILSCSAELSPAPFAAAVRAALARTDADEVRLYSLLLPGDNSHLVQVVHEAKVRGMRVVLQAPAGAGTIPGVDAVEVL
- a CDS encoding carbohydrate-binding protein, translated to MMNRRASYVILAAATVLVIALLAAEAADPVLYTAENITTGAHADPKTIDGQKNNAAAVVPLMDELLDQTGTLTLTIKLRDYESAERDLARYSELTSQFDRLVITLDASETELGEFQRNNRKNLEALDSLLNDTRRFDHLQRLEIQVQDGDQRRAIAYEGEALRQKMQKTYSAYASRESVMTGIGERYSLNTTPYRESVGHFSEIVDAADDWHRATAPQQSPLGITVTPAEGRYGETIRIAGRYAGGTPGTPVEIYIDSRAAGTATLNADGTYAWPYRIDRVAAGPHLVYAAADAVYSGVESFQALPDETAISLAVAGASGTTVTCTGNLTTIEGLPVAGAPVSIRVDGETLVDTETGEDGTYEQVIALPAGEHTLRAEFHGGGFPLNASESETATIVVRGEGLPLIPFVAALAAAAGTAWYLRRRETPEAAPIPQPSQAIVHQPPPKVEIADLAPREAATVLFGALRDRLGIKKTKTPRDCARIAPDYAWFFERYEQIRYGGEEPTKEEIRRMKDVILGGDEAAA
- a CDS encoding DUF1616 domain-containing protein, giving the protein MNSEDPRLIDEVAAYRPGDLIAVALLTVATLLSVYLPVLNASPLRILFGVAMVLFIPGYALIAALFPAKGDLDGIERVALSFGLSIAVVPLIGLGLNYTPWGIRLDPILVSLTAFTLAMSAAAWYRRLLLPAEERFVVPAREMIEAARLELFDPEASRLDRGLSAFLVVAIALALITTAYVIAVPKEGEHFTEFYILGPGGKAADYPTAPRVDVNQSLIIGVGNHEYRDVTYTVEAILLNQTFDPTTNTSTIHAVLPIDQFTVTLSHNETRELPWEFSVPSAEYNRLQFLLFNETVPGPGVAGQDRINASYRDLHLWLQVRPA